The genomic interval ATGACGATGTTTGGTGAGATAGGCGATGAAGTTGTCAACCTGTTCATGCTGCCAACCCGTGAATTGCTCAATTGCGCCATCTACGTTACCCTGCCACAACAAGCTTTCCACAGTGGCTAATCGTTGCAGTGAACCACCGACTTTGTACAGATTTTCGACCAGATGAAACCAATCTAAAATCTCACGTCGTTGGCTGACTTCAGCAATCCCTGCAAACAAGTTCCAAATCCCATCATGACCATCACCGAGACAAGTAACCGGAGTGTTCAGCGGTTGTTCGTTGACCCATTGGACTAATTGCTCATTGTCTTGCAAAAATGCCTCACAGCAATGTCCATGCAGATTCACAGCTTTGTAATCCTGCCATCTACAAATCTCTCCTTTTGGAGTACGAATCCGCACCTTGCCGCCATCAATACTCATTTCCTCCACTGCGGTTTCAATTCGTGGCAACTCGAAGCACTGCCGATGCACTAACCGTTGCTGTGTCCCTCTGGAAACCTTCATTCCCGTTAGAATCGGAATATCTTGAGCAGATCGCTCATAGGACACATTCGCACTCAAAATCAAGCAGCATTTCTCCAAGTAAGGACTTAACTGAGTGCGCTCTTTCACGTTCAAGACTTTCGCTTGGTTTTCGGTGAGGCTGATGCTGCCAAGGATGCTTTTGAGTTGCCGACTTCGTCCGCTGCTAGGACCGCTTGCCCTTGTGATAAAAAATTACCGATTTCTGGACTGACCTGCTCCAGGACATGTCCTCTTACTGCCGCTTCGATGCCTTCAAGGGTGGTTAATTGCTCTGGGGCAGTTTCATCGTAGAGCAATGCCGCTATCGCACGAGCGTGAGCTTGAATTTGTTGAAGTTTCTCAGCATCCATCGTCGGCATCCTTGGGAAATAGTAGGGGGTCCCTTTAGCATAATCGAGTCTTCCCAATTCGCTGCCTAAGTATTCCTACTCATTGCATAACTGGGATGCACCCGATGCGGTCGGCGTGCAACGGGATTGTTAGACAGATTGCTCGCATAGCAATTGGTTCATCGTTTAACTTCTATGACCACCAGTTTCGATCCATTCACGAAACCAGACCAACTTAACTCCTTGCTGCTCTATTTCTCTAAGAACATCTTTTATGTTTGAATACCACACTAATTCGTTTCTATGTATATCAGATACTATACTTCGGCATCTATCAGATAATTGTTTATCTGATGAGTCTGCTAACACTATTGCCGCCTCAAAAACTTCAAAGGCGCTATCTTCATCAACTTTCACATCAAACAAAAATGACTTCAATCCTATTTCAAGCTCATGAAATTTCATCCTGTTTGATAAAAATTGCTTTACCAAAGAGCTTGGTCTTACGCCGTCTATTGTACCTTTTAGGAAATCAGTTGGTGCAATAGATTTAAAGGAATCATCACTTATGAACTTTCTGATATATTCTGGCGGCACATGTAACCAATCATGAACATCTGACCACTTATCCATCCAAACTTCAATTGATAGATACGCGCCAATAACTCGACCCGTGAATGCCCTGATCTCAAAGATAAAGTTTTCTACATCACCATTGATCGAGAAAAATGGTGGCAGAGGCCAGTTTAGTGTTTTGTGATTTACAGGACGACCATGTGCAATCGTATTACGTATTTTAACCAGTTGCTCTACAAAATACTGTGTTTTGAGATCTAACAACTTCACTTGATCTAGAAAATAGCATGTCTTTGATGTTATTGATATTTGCCCATCAGCCAGTAAAATCGAGCGAACTGCTTTGTATTTCTCTTGACTAACTTGTTCTAATTGATTGTCCCGCAGTTTTAACGTATTTGAAAGAAGCTCTCTTGTAAATCTTTCTATTTGGTCTTGCGCTTCCTTGCTTTGTTGATTGCTGTAATGATTAGAGCATAATTCTATAACATGAAAATAAACCAGAAAACTCTCCTCGTAATATAAGCTAGCATCACCTTGTTCTTCTAAGTAACGAGCTTTATGCCAACGACTTAAGACAGAAACCAAAAATTCATTGACGCTTTCTCCACTCTCATAAATAGCTTCTAAAATTCTGATGAGATCATCTGATTTATCAACCTGACTGTGAATAAACTTTGAAACTTTGATTTTATTAGGTTTTTCATCCAAGGCAATTCCAGTTTCGCCTGATTCTACTTCATAAATAGTCAATGGATGATCTAAGAGGTAACTAATTACACTAAGAAGAATTAGAACAGGGGTTCGAGTATTTAAAAGCACATTCTTGAAAGACTCAGTGTCATCCAACTGAGTCCACACCTCTATCACTAAAAAAGCTTTTTCATTAGAACTAGATTCTGCACCTAACTCACCAGATTCAGAACTAAATTCTGCACTTAACTCACTAGGTAATGCCTTCAGTTCATAAAAACTGTTTGTTGTGTAAATTTTCGCTTCGTGTGTGCAAAAGTCTAGCTCAAAGTCAACTTCAACTGAAAAATACTTCTTCGCTTTACATTCCATAAAGTTAGTCTAAAAATCATGCTTATAAAGTATAGGTTTTCTGTCTAACTCTTATTTAGACAGACAAAGTCTGTCTAAGATCCCCGATTCGAGTAATTAGGCTGAGATTCCGCAGTCTAAGATCCCAGAGTAGGTGTTTAGGCAGACAGAATTCCGTATAAGATCCCAGATCAGGTACTTAGGCAGACAGAATTCTGCATAAGATCCCAGATTAGGTGCTTAGGCAGACGGACTCAGTATAACTACCCTCTCTAAGCGGGCAGCTAAGTGTGTAGGATTCTTTCAGAATTGACAGGAAAATTCATCTTCGGCGTTTTCATGCAAAGACAACAATCGCAAGCTGGAAATTACCCTGCCGATCGATGTTATGACCTCATCTTGAAATCAGGAAGCTGGGTGTTCGCTTGCACTAAGGGTATGAACCTGTAGACCAGGGTATTTGCGTCATGACAGAAGTTGTCGAAATCCCAGTTGAATTGATCCGATTAAACATTGCTGGGTCGCCACCCTCCGCCCTAAATACGATCGCCCCCTCCTCCACAGACCTGCGTAGGTTGGGTTGAAGTATGAAACCCAACACCCCCGTAGATGTTGGGTTGAGTCTGCGAAACCCAACCTACAAAAGTCGATGTTATTTAATTCTTGTTCCTTAGGAAATATGTTATGTAGCGCTAAACACTCTACTCTAACGGCATTACCAAAAACTCTTCGGGTAATACTGCGGGGATTGTAGAAGCCACAAAATCAGGTATATTTCGAGTCAGAATAACTTCTAAACCTGCGGCATTCGCTGCTTCACTGGTCACAGCATCTTCAAAATCTGCCATAGAGCTTTGCAACGCAACCCTAATAACCTCGTCGGTCACACTGGCGATTTGAAGATGCTGTAATAACCTTGATAAAAGCTCGCGTGCTGTTTCGCTACCAACTTGACGGCGCAAAATATAAAAGATATTTGTCACAGCATGACCAGACACATATCCCTGCACTTGTGGTTGTGTCACCATATTTAATGCCTGTGCAGAGGCAACAACAAACGGTTGTCGTTGAGCTAAAACATCGAGCAAAACATCACTGTCAAACAATACCCGCCTCAACTGTACTTCTCCTCCAGATAATCCACATACGACTCTGTAGGTTCTTCTGTACCTAACTGAATCACTCCAATTAAGCTTTGAGTCCAGGGGTTAAGCTCAGCCAAAGAATTCACCTTTGTTGTTGGAGGACTAAGTAGCAGTGTTTCCTGTTGAATTGAACTCAGCAACGACTGTACTAAACGCCAGCGATCGCCGACAGGCAACTGCAATGCCTGATTTTGAATTTCTTGTAACGTCATCAGCCCTTTCCTGGCAACTCTTCATCCATTATAAATTGATGCTTCTATTATCTAGAAGTACCTTTGGTCAAGAGTTTCTGCTCAACTTTGAACACCAGCAGTTAAGCTTTCGGCTACGCCCCCACCCACGGCTTCATAGTCGGCATAACGTTCCGGCTGAGCGGCTGCAAGTAGCCTTGAACTCAAGACTAAGATTTCTCGTCAGTCCGCACCAACGCAGTGTGTACGCCCAGCATGGGCGTGAACTCATGGGGTGAAAGTCCCCTGTCGGAGAACCAACGTCCAAATGATCGAAAAGATCCGAGTGACGCTAACGACTAGCTTAAGGCAAGGGCGTTTCCGCGAGGAAGGGTCTGAAGGAAGCCAGCGGCAAAGCTGCGAACTGACGAACAGAAACATCATAGAAGGCTGAGATTCCTGTGGCGAGTTGGCACAACACAACAAAGCCTTTTGGTTCAAGGAACACAGTAAATGATGCAGTGGTGCAGCGACAGTTCACGCTCTTATCTGGGGAGGTCTGCTCAAGAGGCGGTCTGAGTGTCTAAGGGAGTCTGATTGAGGTCTAGCTGGAAACGGTTAGGGAGCCACAGAACCCTACGGAAATTGAGGCAGCGCGTCTGGTGGTAACGCTGGGGGTGATTGAGCAGAAGTCGTGCCGTAGCCATAGTAGCCAAACGCTCATTGTAATGGGTGAGACAGGGTGAAGGGCTGAACTTCAGAGAGCAGGGAGGAGCCGTAAAGCTCGACGTGGCGATGAACCCGGATGGGGGAGCTAAATTGTCGGCGCTTAATTGCGTAACCAGCCCTAGACACCAATTCCTTGGTATTGGATCGTCTAAACCTTTCTGAGGACGCGCCCCGTGCGGAGCCGCACGCGGGGTGCCGTGGGGACGGGGAGGGAAAACCTCCCTGTTACCCGATTATGCCGTTTTTTACGGTCAACTCTCCGTACATCGATCGACTTCAGCTTTGTACAGAGCCGTTGAGCTGTTGCTGAAACTAAACTTTCTCCTGACTTAAATTCTGAACTTTAGTTCGTCAGCCGTTCGCTTGGGGAGTAATCTGTCAACTCTAATGTCCGATCTTCAATGCTGCCGACGAGGGAACCATGTGCCTCAGCCGTCACCTCCTTGATCTCCGCCCATTCTTGATCAGCCATGAATACCGCCCACCGCTCCTTCATCGTTTCTGTGTCAGACCACTCAAGCAGATAAACAAACTCCGTGCGGTTATCGTGCCGAGCTTCCCAGGTCGCCACAATCTTGAAGCCGTACCGCGCCATAATCCGCAGTGCATGATCGTGGAATCGTTCGTGAAACGCCGTTTTATTACCGTCGAAGATCTCGTAGATACGCAGTTGGTGGATGACGCTGCCTGTCGCTTTGAAACTTTTGCTAGGGGTTTGTGAAAGTCCGATAGTGGTGCTCATGACAACAATAAACACGATGACTAGAACAACACGCAGAAATGTCTTGGTATGAATCATGAATATCCCTCTACCTGGCATAGTTGACGTGTTCTGAATAATTCGTACTGACAGTCACCTGCTGCCAAGCATCCAAATCTGTTTTGACCCGTTCCAGTTTTTCCTGGATCAGGCTCATGGCATCCGTGCCTAATGCCAGTCTTAGCGGGGGATGAGGACTTTCCACAGCTTGGATGATGGCTTGCGCTGCTTTAGCAGGATCGCCAGGTTGCTGACCATCCATCTCTTTGAACCACTGCAATGAAGCACCACTCACCGAAGCATAGGCATCAATGGATTGCTCAACTGTTGCCAGAGAGCGTCCATTAAAATCGGTGCGAAATGCCCCAGGTTCAATCAAAGTCACTTTCACTCCAAAGGATTCAACCTCCTTAGCTAGAGCTTCAGATGTACCTTCCAGGGCAAATTTAGCCCCACAGTAGAGGCTGCTTCCGCCAAATCCTACTAACCCTGCTGTGGATGACAGATTTACAATGTGACCACTGCCTTGCTGACGCATCACAGGCAAGACCGATTGCATCAGACGGAGTGCCCCAAAGAAATTAGTTTCAAAAAATTGATGTGCCTCATCATCACTGACTTCTTCGAGGGCAGCAATCATGCCATGCCCCGCATTGTTGACCAGCACATCAATTCGACCAAAGGTGGCGATCGCAGTATCAATCGCTGCTTGGACGTCTTGAGGCGATGTTACATCCAGACGGACAGCCTTTGCAGTGTCTGAATAGTGTTCAACTAAAGCGCCAAGTTGCTCTGGTTTGCGAGCAGTCGCCAGCAGGCGATCGCCTTTCTGCAATACCGCTTCTGCGAGGGCGTGTCCAAACCCGGTTGAGCATCCTGTAATCAACCAAACTTTAGAAGCAATAGGATTTTTATCTGAGTTCATTGGTTCTCTCCAATATCAAGAACAATGAGACGCGCCTCATATCTCTTACGGTAGGAGACAACTATGATGACTGTCCAATATATATATGATTGAGATTAATAGGTTAGAGATATAAGTGTCATGGAACTACGGCACCTGCACTACTTCATCACGGTGGCTGAGGAACTTCACTTTAGTCGAGCAGCAGAGCGGTTGCACATTTCTCAACCCCCGCTCAGCCAGCAGATTCAGAATTTGGAAGATGAACTCGGAGTCAAGCTGTTTGAACGAACCAAGCGGCAAGTGCATCTAACAGAAGCAGGCAAAGTGTTTTTAGAGCGCTGCTATCTGGTGTTAGCTCAACTCGAACAGGCGATCGCAGTGACCCAACAGATTGGGCGAGGCGAAGTGGGACAGTTAGCGATCAGCTTTGTTGGTACCGCAATGTTTACGTTACTCCCAGAGATTTTCAGGGTTTTTCGAGAACAGTTTCCGGCGGTAGAATTACGATTGCACGAACTGACGACTGCCCAACAAATTCAAGCCCTGTATGACAAACAGATTGATATCGGCATTGTTCGATCTGCCATCAATGAGCCAGGTTTAAGTGTAGAGTGCTTTTTGCCAGAATCATTAGTCCTAGCGTTGCCAGAAACCCATCCGTTGTCTGCCCAGACTCAAGTGGCTCTCTCCTCATTAGCGAATGAATCATTTATCCTATTTCCTGCCACAATGGGACCCGTCTTCTATGAGCAGATTATTGGTAGTTGTCAACAAGCGGGATTTCGTCCGAAAGTGGCTCAAGAGGCAGTTCAGATGCAGACGATCGTTGGCTTGGTTGCAGCAGGGCTAGGCATTGCAATCGTTCCCGCCTCTTTGCAAAACTTTCCAAGAAGCGGAGTCATTTACAGACCCTTAAAGGAGGAGATTCCTAATACTGAACTTTATCTGACTTGGCGGCAGCATGATTCCTCACCAGTAGTCAGAGCATTTCTCAACTTGGCACGGAGGATGACACAAGGGGAGTCAACTTGCCAGCCCAATCAGCAATCGGCATAACGGCAAAACGCAGCGGCGGCTAATAACCTTGAACTAAGCACCAGCGGCTCTCAACCGTCCGCTGCCGTGACGTGTGTACGCCCAGCATGGGCGTGATCTAATGGGGTGAAAGTCCCCTGTGGTGGAACCAGCGTCCAAATGAACCCAAAAGTTCCGAGTGACGATAACCACTAGCTTAAGGCAAGGGTACTCTCGCGAGGGAGTGTCTGGAGGAAGCCAGCGGCAAACCGACGAGCCGACGAACAGAAATGTCATAGAAGGCGAAGACCCCTGGGTGAGTTGGCACAACACAACGAAACCCTCGATTCAAGGGGCATCGTAAATGATGCGGTTGCGGCGGGACAGATCACGTTCTTATCTGGGGAGGTCTGTCTGGTTGCGGTTTGGGTGACTATGGGAGTCTGATTGAGGTCTCGCGGGAAACGGCGAGGGAGCCACAGAACCCTAACGTCATTGAGACAGCGCCCTTGAGAGTAATTTCGAGGGGACACCGGACAGAAGTCAGCAGAAGCCATAGTAGTTCCTCAAGAACGAAGGGCTGAACATGAACGAACTAGGTCGGAGCCTACAACTCAAGCGCATCCATGAACCCGGATGGGGGAGATGGCGTTTGGCGTGCTGACAGAGAGCCAGCCTTAGACAACCTGATGGCGCGAATCTTAGAGCGCGACAATGTGAAACGAGCCTGGGAACGAGTGAAATCGAACAAAGGTGCACCCGGCAGTGCCGGGATGACCTTAAGCGATTTTCCGGCCTATGCCCGCGAGCATTGGGGCGAGATTCGCCAATCCCTAATGGATGGCAGTTACCAACCGCGCCCCGTGCGACGGGTGGTCATTCCCAAGCCGCACGGCAAGGGAGAACGAAAGTTGGGTGTGCCGACGATACGTTCATATTGCACCTCCTTCAATAAGTCTTGAGAATCTGAGCTAGCTGCTGCTGGTTACTGCAACTACCGTAAATGAGATCGCACGGATGGACGGAAACCAATCAAAATGATTTTCAAAGTTCTGACTCACTCTGGTTTGAGTGGAACACGACAAATCTTTTGCCGTAGCGTTTGTAGAACCTCCGGCGTGACTGTATGCCACCAAGGTCCGTGGGGAGTTTCTCGCATGGCAGGGACAACTCCCTGCTCCCGCCAATAATGAATCGTATTAATTCCCACCCCCAATTCCTGGGCAAGGGCACGGGTGGAATAACAACCATCTTCACGAATTCCTAAATGAAATGCAACGCGATTATCACTTTCAGGCTTCGGAATTTTGAACTTCAATCGAATCCAGGCAACGGAAGAAGCTGTAAATGAACGGCCTGTTGCGCTCGTTAACCCTCTTTCGTTCAAAGCATCAGCAATTGCATCATCTGTCCTTCCATAGGCTAATTCACGAACGGCTTGAATCACTCTCTCTGGTGTTCCTAAACGTTGTTGAATTGTCGGTCGTTTAGTCGTTACTTCAGTTGTACTTCCTGTATGCCAAAGTAACTGAATTTTTGTGCTACGTTCTGGTTTGTCAATTGGTATTAATGCAATTTGTTTGACTAATAATCCTAACATTTCTTTTCGTTCTTGTACTGTCGTTGTTGGTGCTTGCCAAATTGTAGGGAGATCTTGAGCAAGTTGTAGAATCTGCTGACGTTGTATATCCGATAGCTCTAATCGTTGTACTCGCTGAGCTTGCACATAAGCTTGTTCTAATTGTGCAACCTCTTGCAGTTTTTCATTCCAACGTTTTTCTAACGTTCGAGCAACTAGACGGTTTTCGGGTTCTACTGCATCAAACTGACGCTCGGCTCGTTGGGCTTCATACCGTACTCGCTCTAAGCGCAGTTGCCATTGTCGGTGCTGTTGTTGGGTAGTCTGTTCTAGCTCCTCCAGTACGGACAGAGACAAATTGAGTTGACTGACTGTGACCGCTTCTAACACATGTTCAGTGACAGCGACTTCAATCGCAGCTCCTGCAACACTCCAACAAATTCCATAATCGCCATCCTTCTGTCGGCGTTGGTCACACTGGTAAGTGACCCGTTTTCCACCCTGACCGTGATAGCGCGGACTCATCCGTCGTCCACATTTACCACAAATAATTAAGCCTTGCAGCAGCGCCATGCCCTCACGAGCACTTCCCTGCCGTCCCTCTGGACTCAAGGCAACATTGTTGCGCTGTAGTTGAGATTCGTTATCCAAAAATTGCTCCCAACTCAGGTAAGCCGGATGCGTATTGTGAATCACAACGCGCCATTGGTCACGGGGCAGTTGTTGCGTCCTGAGCCGAGTTACTTGCCCAGCTTCAATGATGGGTTGAGAGCGGCGTCTGCCATATAGAACCCATTTGGGATCTATATAATGGTGAATGAAGGCATCTATAATCCTCTAATTTAACGGCTATGGCATATTCGAGCAGTCTCACTGATGCAGAATGGGAAATTCTTGAACCGCTGTTGCCTCAGATATTACCCAAGAAGAAACGGACCCGACCCTGCGATTGGACGAAGCGGGAGATCATTGATGGCATCCTTTATCAACTCAAGAACGGTTGCAATTGGGAAGACTTACCCAAAGACTTACCTCCCTACTCGACGGTGTATTGGCACTACAAGCAGTGGCGGGAAGCTGGGGTGATCGAGAAACTGATGGGAGTATTGCATGGACAGGTGCGGGAACAGGTTAAAAAAAAGCCCAAATGGACGAGGTTAATCATCATTGACTCGCAAGCGGTGAAGAATACTTGCAATGCCAGTGTAGACTCAAAGGGCTTCTGTTTTTACAAAGCGACCAATGGGATTAAAAGGCACCTGGCTGTTGATACGCTTGGGTTTCCCTTTTTCACTCATTGCACAAAAGCTGATGTTTCCGATGATCTGGGATTGCTTGAGATGTTGACGCTCAACATTGACTATTTCAAGTCAAAACCTGTTAACATTCCCAAGATTACCATCTTGCTCGACCACGGCTATCACATTGATGCTTTGATTGAAGCATTGGAGCAGGTTTATCCTCAAATTATGACGAAAATCAGGTTTGAGCGTTCAACCAAACCCTCGAAACAAGAGAAAGCAGCGCAAGGAAAATCTGGATTTGTCCCAGCAGTCGCAAGATGGGTCATCGAACGATCCAATGCTTGGATGGAGCGGTGTAAAAGTTTGGTTAAAAACTTTGAGCGCACCCTATCTCATGCGGAAACTAAGATTAACCTCTGCTTTGTCAGGCTAATGCTGAAGCGGCTTGCAGCTACTTCCTGAGATCTCAAATGGGTTCTATACATAAGTACCGGTGTAAGTCGGATTATGCAGGATGGCTAAGATACGCCCGAGATTTAAGCTGCCCCAACGTAACACTCCAATGCTACCAGCTTCCCAAACTCGTCTGGGAAATGGAATCTGCTGTTGAGCAAAGTAGCTCATGACTTTGAATGCAGTTCCCAGTCGTCGAAATTGCTCAAACAACAGTTGGATCGTCGCAACGACTCCCTCATCGGGGTCAAGCACCAATTGACCACTGTTGTCGTACACATAACCCGTCGGAGGAGCACAGCGAAGCTCCCCTTTATTAGACCTGTTGGGAAATAAGGGATAATAATCGGCAGTTGGTTGATGCTCTACCCATGCTGAACTTAGAACGCATTTTTCGGGATGACCGTTTGTTGCGGGCAATGACAGGACTCAATCGCAAAGCATTTGAGAACCTATTGCCTAGTTTCAATGAGGCTTACCAGCAAAGTCGGAGTAACCCCGAAGTTGTGCGTAAACGTGCCCCTGGAGGAGGGCGAAAAGCAACCTTACGAACCAGTCGCGACAAGTTGTTTTACATTTTGTTGTACTGCAAATGCTATCCCACCTTCGACTTAATGAGTGTGTTGTTTG from Kovacikia minuta CCNUW1 carries:
- a CDS encoding zinc ribbon domain-containing protein — encoded protein: MIHNTHPAYLSWEQFLDNESQLQRNNVALSPEGRQGSAREGMALLQGLIICGKCGRRMSPRYHGQGGKRVTYQCDQRRQKDGDYGICWSVAGAAIEVAVTEHVLEAVTVSQLNLSLSVLEELEQTTQQQHRQWQLRLERVRYEAQRAERQFDAVEPENRLVARTLEKRWNEKLQEVAQLEQAYVQAQRVQRLELSDIQRQQILQLAQDLPTIWQAPTTTVQERKEMLGLLVKQIALIPIDKPERSTKIQLLWHTGSTTEVTTKRPTIQQRLGTPERVIQAVRELAYGRTDDAIADALNERGLTSATGRSFTASSVAWIRLKFKIPKPESDNRVAFHLGIREDGCYSTRALAQELGVGINTIHYWREQGVVPAMRETPHGPWWHTVTPEVLQTLRQKICRVPLKPE
- a CDS encoding LysR substrate-binding domain-containing protein; amino-acid sequence: MELRHLHYFITVAEELHFSRAAERLHISQPPLSQQIQNLEDELGVKLFERTKRQVHLTEAGKVFLERCYLVLAQLEQAIAVTQQIGRGEVGQLAISFVGTAMFTLLPEIFRVFREQFPAVELRLHELTTAQQIQALYDKQIDIGIVRSAINEPGLSVECFLPESLVLALPETHPLSAQTQVALSSLANESFILFPATMGPVFYEQIIGSCQQAGFRPKVAQEAVQMQTIVGLVAAGLGIAIVPASLQNFPRSGVIYRPLKEEIPNTELYLTWRQHDSSPVVRAFLNLARRMTQGESTCQPNQQSA
- a CDS encoding PIN domain-containing protein — translated: MFDSDVLLDVLAQRQPFVVASAQALNMVTQPQVQGYVSGHAVTNIFYILRRQVGSETARELLSRLLQHLQIASVTDEVIRVALQSSMADFEDAVTSEAANAAGLEVILTRNIPDFVASTIPAVLPEEFLVMPLE
- a CDS encoding NIPSNAP family protein → MIHTKTFLRVVLVIVFIVVMSTTIGLSQTPSKSFKATGSVIHQLRIYEIFDGNKTAFHERFHDHALRIMARYGFKIVATWEARHDNRTEFVYLLEWSDTETMKERWAVFMADQEWAEIKEVTAEAHGSLVGSIEDRTLELTDYSPSERLTN
- a CDS encoding IS5 family transposase codes for the protein MAYSSSLTDAEWEILEPLLPQILPKKKRTRPCDWTKREIIDGILYQLKNGCNWEDLPKDLPPYSTVYWHYKQWREAGVIEKLMGVLHGQVREQVKKKPKWTRLIIIDSQAVKNTCNASVDSKGFCFYKATNGIKRHLAVDTLGFPFFTHCTKADVSDDLGLLEMLTLNIDYFKSKPVNIPKITILLDHGYHIDALIEALEQVYPQIMTKIRFERSTKPSKQEKAAQGKSGFVPAVARWVIERSNAWMERCKSLVKNFERTLSHAETKINLCFVRLMLKRLAATS
- a CDS encoding ISKra4 family transposase (programmed frameshift), whose translation is MDAEKLQQIQAHARAIAALLYDETAPEQLTTLEGIEAAVRGHVLEQVSPEIGKFFITRASGPSSGRSRQLKSILGSISLTENQAKVLNVKERTQLSPYLEKCCLILSANVSYERSAQDIPILTGMKVSRGTQQRLVHRQCFELPRIETAVEEMSIDGGKVRIRTPKGEICRWQDYKAVNLHGHCCEAFLQDNEQLVQWVNEQPLNTPVTCLGDGHDGIWNLFAGIAEVSQRREILDWFHLVENLYKVGGSLQRLATVESLLWQGNVDGAIEQFTGWQHEQVDNFIAYLTKHRHRIVNYSYYQAEGISIGSGTIESTVKQISARIKLTGAQWKADNVPQVLLHRCAYLNGQLSL
- a CDS encoding reverse transcriptase family protein, which codes for MNPDGGDGVWRADREPALDNLMARILERDNVKRAWERVKSNKGAPGSAGMTLSDFPAYAREHWGEIRQSLMDGSYQPRPVRRVVIPKPHGKGERKLGVPTIRSYCTSFNKS
- a CDS encoding recombinase family protein gives rise to the protein MYDNSGQLVLDPDEGVVATIQLLFEQFRRLGTAFKVMSYFAQQQIPFPRRVWEAGSIGVLRWGSLNLGRILAILHNPTYTGTYV
- a CDS encoding oxidoreductase — its product is MNSDKNPIASKVWLITGCSTGFGHALAEAVLQKGDRLLATARKPEQLGALVEHYSDTAKAVRLDVTSPQDVQAAIDTAIATFGRIDVLVNNAGHGMIAALEEVSDDEAHQFFETNFFGALRLMQSVLPVMRQQGSGHIVNLSSTAGLVGFGGSSLYCGAKFALEGTSEALAKEVESFGVKVTLIEPGAFRTDFNGRSLATVEQSIDAYASVSGASLQWFKEMDGQQPGDPAKAAQAIIQAVESPHPPLRLALGTDAMSLIQEKLERVKTDLDAWQQVTVSTNYSEHVNYAR